A stretch of the Nicotiana tabacum cultivar K326 chromosome 6, ASM71507v2, whole genome shotgun sequence genome encodes the following:
- the LOC107820104 gene encoding uncharacterized protein LOC107820104: protein MEMEMMLPSPPAVFNLDDSACTTPYISAPSSPERFDDGFTFEFSGYELEKSSISAADELFDGGRIKPLSQNESRGRERTQNSSNSSSPVRRHKATRSLSPWRVSDLLLFDNNENIDQDNTAISATAACSSSDSSSVSSLISLWNRKWKLTDLLLFRSASESRATSNTEELNKYELVKKARQDNVKSNSSNVGSAVPSSRRRKVPISAHELHYKMKREVLKEMKKKTFLPYKQGLLGCSGLDDPISMYMTQS, encoded by the coding sequence ATGGAGATGGAAATGATGTTGCCATCACCACCTGCCGTTTTTAACTTGGACGACAGTGCTTGTACTACTCCTTATATAAGTGCTCCTTCAAGTCCTGAACGTTTTGATGATGGTTTTACTTTTGAATTTAGTGGATATGAGTTGGAGAAAAGCTCAATATCAGCAGCTGATGAGCTCTTTGATGGAGGAAGAATCAAGCCTTTAAGTCAAAATGAAAGTCGGGGAAGGGAAAGAActcaaaattcttcaaattctTCAAGTCCCGTCAGAAGGCACAAAGCAACAAGGTCATTATCTCCTTGGAGAGTTTCTGATTTGCTATTATTTGATAACAATGAAAACATTGATCAAGATAACACAGCGATCTCTGCTACTGCTGCTTGTTCTTCTTCGGATTCTTCTTCAGTTTCATCATTGATATCGCTATGGAACAGAAAATGGAAACTGACAGATTTATTGCTATTCAGAAGTGCTTCTGAGAGTCGAGCAACTAGCAATACAGAAGAGTTGAACAAGTATGAGTTGGTGAAGAAAGCCCGTCAAGATAATGTTAAATCGAATAGTAGTAATGTGGGATCAGCGGTACCGAGCTCGAGGAGGAGGAAGGTACCAATTTCGGCTCATGAGTTGCATTACAAGATGAAGAGAGAAGTGTtgaaagagatgaagaagaaaacTTTCTTACCGTACAAACAAGGTTTACTTGGTTGCTCGGGGCTAGATGATCCAATTTCAATGTACATGACTCAGTCGTGA